One segment of Oscillospiraceae bacterium MB08-C2-2 DNA contains the following:
- the mgtA gene encoding magnesium-translocating P-type ATPase, giving the protein MKNNKRLNDRLRQEIEQALTEASRLEEKALFARYEATAEGFSTLQAEELLEDKGTNTIAQEAPRPWAVRLLLAFANSFNFVLMAVAAVSFVTEVWLVSPESRSWATVLIIVALILVSGLLQFFQEEKSDGAARRLKEMVSSNTSVLRDGRFQEIPMAQLVPGDVVSLSAGDMIPADLRVLTAKDLFISQAALTGESEPVEKFSEAPDQEHSFMEIPNIAFMGTNVISGAATALVAGTGDNTYFGTIAHSLAGQRAATSFEKGIADVSRVLLRLMLLMVPIILVVNGVTKKDWLGALLFAMSVAVGITPQLLPVIMTSTLAKGALAMSKHKTIVKNLPAIQTFGAMDVLCTDKTGTLTEDRIVLERYLDIHGNEDQRILRHAYLNSYFQTGLKNLIDLAIIERSNRQGAEQWRQEYTKEDEIPFDFNRRRMSVVLRDGTGKRQLITKGAVEEMLDICAFTEYQGEVTPLTLEHRERVLALSDSLNEQGLRVLAIAQKNHVSDVETFGVADESEMVLIGFVGFLDPPKESAKKALAALSEHGVRAIVLTGDNEKVARTVCRHLNMQVDRYLMGDDVAAMTDEALSASLDEVNLYAKLSPAQKSRVVRLLQQKGHTVGYMGDGINDAPALRQADIGISVDSAVDIAKESADIILLEKSLMVLEQGVLEGRQTFGNLVKYIKMAVSGNFGNMFSVLIASVALPFLPMLPIQILAQNLLYDFSQMAIPFDRMDPQYILHPRKWDARDIQRFMYCLGPVSSLMDILTFVVLYFVFGFNTPEKAVFFQTGWFMMGLLSQTLVVHQIRTAGLPFTQSRASAALTVSTFAVGILALVIPYTFIGTALDMHPVSFTFFPWLLALMLLYFALVQVVKNWYIRRYGNWI; this is encoded by the coding sequence ATGAAGAACAACAAACGCTTAAATGACCGGCTGCGCCAGGAAATCGAACAAGCACTCACAGAGGCCTCCCGGCTGGAGGAAAAGGCCTTATTTGCCCGGTATGAAGCCACAGCAGAAGGCTTTAGCACCTTGCAGGCCGAGGAGCTTTTGGAGGATAAGGGCACCAACACCATTGCGCAGGAGGCGCCCCGCCCATGGGCGGTGCGGCTGCTGCTGGCCTTTGCCAATTCCTTCAATTTTGTGCTGATGGCGGTGGCTGCGGTCTCTTTTGTCACAGAGGTTTGGCTGGTCAGCCCGGAAAGCCGCTCTTGGGCTACTGTGCTTATTATTGTGGCTCTTATATTGGTTTCGGGTTTGCTCCAGTTTTTTCAGGAGGAAAAATCCGATGGTGCGGCCCGCAGGCTTAAAGAGATGGTATCCTCCAACACTTCGGTGCTGCGGGATGGCCGTTTTCAGGAAATTCCCATGGCGCAGCTTGTGCCGGGGGATGTGGTTTCTCTTTCGGCCGGGGATATGATTCCCGCCGACCTGCGGGTTTTAACCGCTAAGGATTTGTTTATCAGCCAGGCGGCTTTGACCGGAGAATCGGAGCCGGTGGAAAAGTTTTCGGAGGCTCCCGACCAGGAGCACAGCTTTATGGAAATCCCCAACATTGCCTTTATGGGAACCAATGTGATCAGTGGGGCGGCAACCGCCTTGGTGGCTGGCACAGGGGATAATACCTATTTTGGCACCATCGCCCATTCTCTTGCAGGCCAGCGGGCAGCAACCAGCTTTGAAAAGGGCATTGCCGATGTGAGCCGGGTTTTGCTGCGCCTGATGCTGCTGATGGTGCCGATTATTCTGGTGGTCAACGGTGTCACCAAAAAGGATTGGCTGGGAGCTCTGCTGTTTGCCATGTCGGTGGCGGTGGGTATCACCCCACAGCTTTTGCCGGTGATTATGACCAGCACCTTGGCCAAGGGCGCTTTGGCCATGTCCAAGCACAAAACCATCGTGAAGAACCTGCCTGCCATCCAGACGTTTGGTGCTATGGATGTGCTGTGCACCGATAAAACCGGTACCCTTACCGAAGATCGCATTGTGCTGGAGCGCTATCTGGATATCCACGGTAACGAGGACCAGCGGATTCTGCGCCATGCTTATCTCAACAGCTATTTCCAGACCGGGTTGAAAAACCTGATTGATCTGGCTATCATTGAGCGTTCCAACCGGCAGGGAGCGGAGCAGTGGCGGCAGGAGTATACCAAGGAAGATGAAATTCCCTTTGATTTCAACCGCCGCCGTATGTCGGTGGTTCTGCGGGATGGAACAGGCAAGCGCCAGCTGATCACCAAAGGTGCGGTGGAAGAGATGCTGGATATTTGTGCCTTTACCGAATATCAGGGGGAAGTCACGCCCCTGACCTTAGAGCACCGTGAGAGGGTGCTGGCTCTTTCGGATAGTCTCAATGAGCAGGGCTTGCGGGTGCTGGCCATTGCCCAGAAAAACCATGTCAGCGATGTGGAAACCTTTGGTGTGGCCGATGAAAGTGAAATGGTGCTCATTGGCTTTGTAGGCTTTCTTGACCCCCCAAAGGAATCCGCAAAGAAGGCATTGGCCGCTCTTTCGGAGCACGGTGTGCGTGCCATTGTGCTCACCGGCGATAACGAAAAGGTTGCCCGCACCGTTTGCCGCCATTTGAATATGCAGGTGGACCGCTATCTCATGGGCGATGATGTGGCCGCCATGACCGATGAGGCTCTGAGCGCATCTTTGGATGAGGTCAATCTTTATGCCAAGCTTTCTCCGGCGCAAAAATCCCGTGTGGTGCGCCTTCTTCAGCAAAAGGGACATACGGTGGGCTATATGGGGGATGGCATCAACGATGCCCCCGCTCTGCGGCAAGCGGATATCGGCATCTCGGTGGATAGCGCCGTGGATATCGCCAAGGAAAGCGCCGATATTATCCTGCTGGAAAAAAGCCTCATGGTGCTGGAACAGGGTGTTCTGGAGGGGCGGCAGACCTTCGGCAATCTGGTGAAATACATCAAAATGGCAGTCAGCGGTAATTTTGGCAACATGTTCAGTGTGCTCATTGCCAGCGTAGCACTGCCCTTTCTGCCGATGCTTCCCATTCAGATTTTGGCCCAGAACCTGCTGTATGATTTTTCTCAGATGGCAATTCCCTTTGATCGGATGGACCCTCAGTATATCCTGCACCCCCGGAAGTGGGATGCCCGGGACATTCAGCGGTTTATGTACTGCCTGGGGCCGGTTTCTTCCCTGATGGATATTCTCACCTTTGTGGTGCTGTATTTTGTTTTTGGCTTCAACACCCCGGAAAAGGCGGTGTTTTTCCAGACAGGCTGGTTTATGATGGGGCTGTTATCCCAGACTCTTGTGGTGCATCAGATCCGCACAGCCGGGTTGCCCTTTACACAGAGTCGGGCTTCGGCGGCGCTGACCGTTTCTACCTTTGCGGTTGGGATTCTGGCACTGGTGATTCCCTATACCTTTATCGGCACTGCACTGGATATGCATCCTGTGTCCTTTACCTTCTTCCCTTGGCTCTTGGCGCTGATGCTTCTCTATTTCGCCTTGGTACAGGTGGTTAAAAATTGGTATATCCGCCGATATGGCAATTGGATTTAG
- the cysS gene encoding cysteine--tRNA ligase, with protein sequence MKIFNTLTRQKDEFIPLEPGKVKMYACGPTVYNYIHIGNARPICVFDTLRRYFEYKGMDVTFVQNFTDVDDKIIKKANEEGTTSQEVAQRFMEEYRKDAEGLGIRPATIHPLATETMDEIIELVSSLIEKGYAYEQDGDVYFRSRKFNEYGKLSHQPLDDLESGARISVNEQKEDALDFALWKSAKPGEPYWESPWGKGRPGWHIECSAMVKKFLGDTIDLHCGGQDLIFPHHENEIAQSECCTGKEYVRYWMHNGYINVDNRKMSKSLNNFFTVRDVAEKFGYEPIKYMMLQAHYRSPINYSLEVIQHCQAGLERLHTCRDNMDFALKSATDAPTEGEEAFSAALAQRIAQFEQAMDDDLNTADAIAALFEMVRDINAFLTQPRSKACVEEAISRFDTITQVLGLLYNRKKETLDSDIEELIEQRQQARKDKNFALADQIRDQLKAQGIVLEDTPQGVKFHRES encoded by the coding sequence ATGAAAATTTTTAACACCCTCACCCGCCAAAAGGATGAGTTCATCCCCCTCGAACCCGGCAAGGTCAAAATGTATGCCTGCGGGCCCACCGTTTACAACTACATTCACATCGGCAATGCCCGGCCTATCTGCGTTTTTGATACCCTGCGCCGCTATTTTGAATACAAGGGGATGGACGTTACCTTTGTTCAGAATTTCACTGATGTGGATGATAAGATCATCAAGAAGGCCAACGAGGAAGGCACCACCTCTCAAGAGGTAGCCCAGCGCTTTATGGAGGAATACCGCAAAGATGCCGAGGGCTTGGGCATCCGCCCGGCTACCATTCATCCCTTGGCCACCGAGACCATGGATGAAATTATCGAGCTGGTATCCTCCCTTATTGAAAAGGGTTATGCCTACGAGCAGGATGGGGATGTTTATTTCCGCTCCCGCAAATTTAATGAATACGGCAAGCTTTCTCACCAGCCGCTGGATGATCTTGAATCCGGCGCCCGCATCAGTGTCAACGAACAAAAAGAGGATGCGCTGGATTTTGCCCTATGGAAAAGCGCCAAGCCCGGCGAGCCCTACTGGGAATCCCCTTGGGGCAAAGGCCGCCCCGGCTGGCACATTGAATGCTCCGCCATGGTCAAAAAGTTTTTGGGCGATACCATCGATCTCCACTGCGGCGGGCAGGATTTGATCTTCCCCCATCACGAAAATGAAATTGCTCAAAGCGAATGCTGCACCGGCAAGGAGTATGTCCGCTACTGGATGCACAACGGCTACATCAATGTGGATAACCGGAAAATGAGCAAATCCCTCAACAATTTCTTCACTGTCCGGGATGTGGCGGAAAAATTCGGCTATGAGCCCATCAAATATATGATGCTGCAAGCGCATTACCGTTCCCCAATCAACTATTCTTTGGAGGTTATTCAGCATTGCCAAGCTGGTTTGGAACGGCTGCACACCTGCCGGGATAATATGGATTTTGCCCTGAAATCCGCCACGGATGCCCCCACCGAAGGGGAGGAGGCTTTCTCTGCGGCTTTGGCTCAGCGTATCGCACAGTTTGAGCAGGCCATGGATGACGACCTGAACACCGCCGATGCCATTGCCGCCCTCTTTGAAATGGTGCGGGATATCAACGCCTTCCTCACCCAGCCCCGTTCCAAGGCATGTGTGGAGGAAGCGATCAGCCGCTTTGATACCATCACACAGGTTTTGGGTCTGCTCTATAACCGCAAGAAAGAAACACTGGACAGCGACATTGAAGAGCTGATTGAACAGCGCCAGCAGGCCCGTAAGGATAAGAACTTTGCTTTGGCCGATCAAATTCGGGATCAGCTCAAGGCACAGGGTATTGTGCTGGAGGATACACCCCAGGGAGTCAAATTCCACCGGGAAAGCTAA
- a CDS encoding VOC family protein, translated as MKYQGVCIAVSDVKLAREFYENLFGLEVFQDYGINISFTCGISLQQEFDWLLNIPGDRVLKKSHNMELYFEEDDFDGFLTKLKEYPSLEYMGKGVHEKTWGQRTIRFYDLDGHIIEVGENMKTVVKRFLATGMTMEETSKRMDVSVPDLEKLLSL; from the coding sequence ATGAAATATCAAGGTGTCTGCATTGCAGTCAGCGATGTGAAGCTAGCCAGAGAATTTTATGAGAATTTATTTGGTCTTGAGGTGTTTCAGGATTATGGGATCAACATTTCTTTTACCTGCGGGATTTCTTTACAACAGGAATTCGATTGGCTTTTAAACATTCCGGGGGACCGGGTGTTGAAAAAATCCCACAATATGGAGCTCTACTTTGAGGAAGATGATTTTGATGGATTTCTCACAAAATTAAAGGAGTACCCGAGCCTTGAATATATGGGCAAGGGTGTTCATGAAAAGACTTGGGGCCAGCGCACCATTCGCTTCTATGATCTGGATGGCCATATCATAGAGGTTGGCGAGAACATGAAGACAGTTGTGAAGCGCTTTTTGGCCACGGGCATGACCATGGAGGAAACCTCCAAACGGATGGATGTATCGGTGCCGGATTTGGAAAAGCTTCTGAGCCTCTAA
- the pgsA gene encoding CDP-diacylglycerol--glycerol-3-phosphate 3-phosphatidyltransferase, with translation MNLPNRLTVLRACLVPVFVWLYLTDHMLWALVVFATASLTDALDGRIARSRGLVTNFGKLMDPLADKVLVMSAMLCFVATDYAPVTAVILILAREFLVTSIRSIAASQGVVIAADIWGKLKTVAQMLWICVQLLSIGLTVTTTNAAGNMVTVTFSGLVFFLNGLAAVLLWAVVALSIFSAFHYIWKNRTLFGDM, from the coding sequence ATGAATTTACCCAATCGGCTCACTGTTTTGCGAGCCTGTCTTGTTCCGGTTTTTGTCTGGCTTTATCTGACCGATCATATGCTTTGGGCCTTGGTGGTGTTTGCGACCGCTTCACTGACCGACGCTTTGGATGGCCGCATTGCCCGCAGCCGGGGGCTTGTCACCAATTTTGGCAAGCTGATGGACCCGCTGGCCGATAAGGTGCTGGTGATGTCGGCGATGCTCTGCTTTGTTGCCACCGATTATGCGCCGGTTACGGCGGTTATCCTGATTTTGGCCCGTGAGTTTCTTGTGACCTCCATCCGCTCCATTGCCGCCAGTCAGGGCGTGGTGATTGCCGCCGATATTTGGGGCAAGCTAAAAACCGTGGCACAAATGCTGTGGATCTGTGTGCAGCTTCTTTCTATAGGTCTGACGGTCACCACAACCAATGCTGCCGGGAATATGGTAACGGTTACCTTTAGCGGGCTGGTCTTTTTCCTCAATGGTCTTGCCGCTGTGCTTCTGTGGGCGGTTGTGGCTCTGAGTATTTTCAGCGCTTTCCATTATATCTGGAAAAACCGTACCCTTTTTGGCGATATGTAG
- the rimO gene encoding 30S ribosomal protein S12 methylthiotransferase RimO has product MTTHTAPTIGMVSLGCSKNQVDAERILGLLRADGFEIISDAASCDAVIINTCGFIDDAKKESIEAILEFARMKESGKVKAVVVTGCLAERYREEVAKELPEADVVVGIGKNSEIAQIIRRALGGERVLAFGDKNDLALSGERVLTNAPYFAYLKVAEGCDNCCTYCAIPLIRGHFRSRPMEDVLEEARQLAQWGVQEINVVAQDTTRYGQDIYGKLILPELLEKLCEIPGFRWVRILYCYPERVTEELLQVMKRQPKIVNYMDIPIQHCSGKILSQMNRRDNRETLTALMKRVREVLPDVTLRTTLITGFPGETEEDYTELCDFVEEIGFERLGCFTYSQEEGTVAGGREDQLEDEVKRRRAEGIMERQMVIAARHNETCIGRILEVLNEGYDTEMQSWYGRSPMDAPDIDTRVYFTTHRKPAIGEFVQVRITDSMDYDLVGEELGINLQ; this is encoded by the coding sequence ATGACAACACATACAGCCCCCACCATTGGAATGGTTTCGTTGGGCTGCTCTAAAAATCAGGTGGATGCCGAACGAATATTGGGGCTGCTTCGAGCCGATGGCTTTGAAATTATTTCAGATGCCGCCAGCTGCGATGCGGTGATCATCAACACCTGCGGTTTTATAGACGATGCCAAAAAAGAAAGCATCGAGGCAATTCTGGAATTTGCCCGCATGAAAGAATCCGGCAAGGTCAAGGCAGTGGTGGTTACCGGCTGCTTGGCTGAGCGCTACCGGGAAGAGGTTGCCAAGGAGCTCCCCGAAGCGGATGTGGTTGTAGGCATTGGCAAAAACAGCGAGATTGCCCAGATTATCCGCCGTGCCCTTGGGGGTGAGCGGGTGCTGGCTTTTGGCGATAAAAACGATCTGGCCCTTTCTGGTGAGCGGGTGCTGACCAACGCACCTTATTTTGCCTATCTCAAGGTGGCGGAGGGATGCGACAACTGCTGCACCTACTGCGCCATTCCCCTGATTCGTGGGCATTTCCGCAGCCGCCCCATGGAGGATGTTTTGGAAGAGGCCCGGCAGCTTGCCCAGTGGGGTGTGCAGGAAATCAACGTGGTCGCACAGGATACCACCCGATATGGGCAGGATATTTACGGCAAGCTGATTTTGCCTGAGCTGCTGGAAAAGCTCTGTGAGATTCCGGGGTTCCGCTGGGTGCGCATTCTCTATTGTTACCCCGAGCGGGTCACCGAGGAGCTTTTGCAGGTCATGAAGCGCCAGCCCAAAATTGTCAACTATATGGATATTCCCATTCAGCATTGCAGCGGGAAAATCCTTTCCCAGATGAACCGCCGGGATAACCGTGAAACTCTGACCGCCTTGATGAAAAGAGTGCGGGAGGTTTTGCCGGATGTAACCCTGCGCACCACTTTGATCACCGGCTTCCCCGGTGAAACCGAAGAGGATTATACCGAGCTCTGCGATTTTGTAGAGGAAATTGGCTTTGAGCGCCTTGGCTGCTTCACCTATTCCCAAGAGGAAGGTACAGTGGCCGGCGGGCGGGAGGATCAGCTGGAGGATGAGGTCAAGCGCCGCCGTGCCGAAGGCATTATGGAGCGCCAGATGGTCATTGCGGCCCGGCACAATGAGACCTGCATCGGCCGCATTCTGGAGGTACTGAACGAGGGCTATGACACCGAAATGCAGAGCTGGTATGGCCGCAGCCCCATGGATGCCCCGGATATTGATACCCGTGTTTATTTCACAACCCATCGCAAGCCGGCTATTGGGGAGTTTGTTCAAGTTCGCATCACCGACAGTATGGATTATGATCTTGTGGGTGAAGAGCTGGGAATTAACCTGCAGTAA
- a CDS encoding regulatory protein RecX, which translates to MISARITDIHRTKRGRYSVYLDGEFSCVLHEEILAESALRIGQDIDPAELEALFVQSQLKLTKERALGLLSLRAYTCQGLMDKLCERADEDIAAQAVERMLELGLLDDTDYARRCASHLVEVKGYSISRAAQELMRRGIDRETAREVLEELEVDAQPAIAAVIRRKYMSSLEDEKSLRKATNALARLGYSYSDIRKVIENLLEDESYYD; encoded by the coding sequence TTGATTTCTGCTCGCATTACGGATATCCACAGAACCAAGCGGGGGCGGTATTCCGTTTATTTGGATGGCGAGTTTTCCTGTGTACTCCATGAGGAGATTTTAGCCGAAAGCGCTCTGCGCATCGGGCAGGATATTGATCCTGCCGAGCTGGAGGCTTTGTTTGTCCAGTCTCAGCTTAAGCTGACCAAGGAACGGGCACTGGGGCTTCTTTCCCTGCGGGCCTATACCTGTCAGGGACTTATGGATAAGCTTTGTGAGCGGGCTGACGAAGATATTGCCGCACAAGCGGTGGAACGGATGTTGGAGCTTGGGCTTTTGGATGATACCGATTATGCCCGGCGCTGTGCCTCCCATTTGGTGGAGGTTAAGGGCTATTCGATCAGCCGTGCCGCACAGGAACTGATGCGCCGGGGAATTGACCGTGAAACTGCCCGGGAGGTGCTGGAAGAGCTGGAAGTGGATGCACAGCCGGCCATTGCCGCTGTGATTCGCCGCAAGTATATGTCCAGCCTTGAGGATGAAAAGAGTTTGCGAAAGGCCACCAATGCGTTGGCTCGGTTGGGGTATTCCTACAGCGACATTCGCAAAGTAATCGAAAATCTGCTGGAAGATGAGAGCTATTACGATTAG
- the recA gene encoding recombinase RecA: MAQKEKTADQSSRQKALETALAHIEKQFGKGAVMKLGQNSVLNVEAIPTGSLSLDMALGIGGLPRGRIVEIFGPESSGKTTVALHVAAEAQKAGGESVFIDVEHALDPVYAKALGVDIDALLVSQPDTGEQALEICEALVRSGAVDVVVVDSVAAMVTKAEIEGDMGDSHVGLQARLMSQALRKLTGAISKSNCIVIFINQLREKIGVSYGNPETTPGGRALKFYSSVRLDVRRSEQLKSGGDVIGNRTRVKVVKNKVAPPFKEAEFDIMYGQGISRDGEILDLAVQLDIINKSGSWFGYGDTRLGQGRDNVKIYLKDNPEFAEDIARQIMENKESLSMAAKPKKGRFAPKEAPKEEELAPPEPAPKAPAAPAKSVDIEVDS, translated from the coding sequence ATGGCGCAAAAAGAAAAAACCGCTGACCAGAGCAGCCGCCAAAAGGCGCTGGAGACAGCACTGGCACATATTGAAAAGCAGTTTGGCAAAGGCGCTGTGATGAAGCTGGGCCAGAATTCGGTGCTGAATGTGGAGGCCATTCCCACCGGCTCCCTTTCACTGGATATGGCGCTGGGAATTGGCGGCCTGCCCCGGGGCAGAATTGTAGAGATTTTTGGGCCTGAAAGCTCCGGTAAAACCACGGTGGCCCTCCATGTGGCGGCCGAGGCACAAAAGGCCGGCGGCGAATCGGTTTTTATTGATGTTGAGCATGCCCTTGACCCGGTTTATGCCAAGGCCCTGGGTGTGGATATTGATGCATTGCTGGTCTCCCAGCCGGATACCGGTGAGCAGGCTCTGGAAATTTGCGAGGCTCTGGTGCGCTCCGGTGCTGTGGATGTGGTGGTGGTTGACTCCGTTGCCGCCATGGTTACCAAAGCGGAAATTGAAGGGGACATGGGCGACAGCCACGTGGGCTTGCAGGCCCGGCTTATGTCACAGGCCCTGCGCAAGCTGACCGGTGCCATTTCCAAATCCAACTGTATTGTTATTTTTATTAACCAGCTTCGGGAGAAGATCGGTGTTTCCTATGGCAACCCGGAAACCACTCCCGGTGGGCGGGCGCTCAAGTTTTATTCCTCTGTGCGGCTGGATGTCCGCCGGTCGGAGCAGCTGAAAAGCGGCGGCGATGTCATCGGCAACCGCACCCGTGTTAAGGTGGTTAAAAACAAGGTTGCCCCTCCCTTCAAAGAGGCGGAGTTCGATATTATGTATGGGCAGGGGATTTCCCGGGATGGTGAAATTCTGGATTTGGCTGTACAGCTTGATATCATCAACAAGAGCGGCTCGTGGTTTGGCTATGGGGATACCCGCCTTGGCCAAGGCCGTGATAATGTGAAAATTTACCTCAAGGATAACCCGGAGTTTGCCGAGGATATTGCCCGCCAGATTATGGAAAACAAGGAATCCCTTTCTATGGCAGCCAAGCCCAAGAAGGGCCGTTTTGCCCCTAAGGAGGCGCCCAAGGAGGAGGAACTGGCTCCTCCTGAGCCGGCCCCCAAGGCCCCGGCGGCACCTGCCAAATCGGTGGATATTGAGGTCGACAGTTGA
- a CDS encoding peptidylprolyl isomerase: MSNKQLPVAVITMENGLVMRLELYPEQAPISVANFADLANTGYYDGLAFHRVVKGYVIQGGSTTNACTGDDPGFTIKGEFAQNGVDTGLSHRRGALSMARDDDPDSASAQFFIVHQDAFKLDGRYAAFGQLLEEGGFAVLDSIAQVPTLSPEEENRPLTPQVIRTIRVEPGDYDLAAPVRIVSSL; the protein is encoded by the coding sequence ATGTCAAATAAACAGTTGCCCGTTGCGGTTATTACTATGGAGAATGGCCTTGTTATGCGGCTGGAGCTTTACCCGGAGCAGGCACCCATCTCGGTGGCAAACTTTGCCGATCTGGCCAACACCGGTTACTACGATGGCCTTGCCTTTCACCGGGTGGTTAAAGGTTATGTCATTCAGGGCGGTTCCACAACCAACGCCTGCACCGGGGATGACCCCGGCTTTACCATCAAAGGAGAGTTTGCCCAGAACGGCGTGGATACCGGCCTGAGCCACCGCCGTGGTGCTCTTTCCATGGCACGGGATGATGACCCGGATTCCGCTTCAGCCCAGTTCTTCATTGTGCACCAAGATGCCTTCAAGCTGGATGGACGCTATGCCGCTTTTGGCCAGCTGCTGGAGGAAGGTGGTTTTGCGGTGCTGGATTCCATCGCCCAGGTTCCTACTCTTTCTCCGGAAGAAGAGAACCGTCCGCTGACCCCGCAGGTGATCCGCACCATCCGGGTAGAGCCGGGGGATTATGATCTTGCTGCACCCGTTCGCATCGTTTCTTCTCTTTAA
- a CDS encoding peptide ABC transporter substrate-binding protein, which produces MKKRLLSLTALALSLMMVLSACGGSGNSAGSSAAPGTDPAASGTAAEGSAPDQKIIWAIHNEADTLDPGITNNTFASPVLMNTFEGLMTYDNNNNLVPGVAADYKVSEDGTQYTFTLRDGLKWSDGSALTAEDFIYSWTRVITPETGGKFSGLITDYVLNAQEFFDGTAKIEEVGFKAQDEKTIVITTKAPTPWFLDILVTYTWSPVKKAAVEASPDAWAKNAETFICNGPFKPSAITVGEGYVLVKNDEYYAADSVKLQEINMRLIPDQATALTAFESGEIDGFYEVPSDDIPRLKSESDEMYSVSQFAHTYYIMNLESGPLKDARVRKALALALDRTQLIENVLQTADKPATGLVSPGYMVDGKDYTDGRPDYGIAPTANVEEAKKLLAEAGYPDGKDFPKLRLSYYTNPIVKKVTEAMQQMWKENLGIEMEISTEEWKVYYDNVQAHNYDIAAMGWGADYLHPASFFETMLSTSVNNNSQYANEAYDALIRETMGTVDAAKGRDLMLKAEQILIGDDMAVIPLYYRSRVLMMSDSVDGWLLTPLNNMYFKNAEEIAA; this is translated from the coding sequence ATGAAAAAACGTTTACTGTCTCTGACAGCCCTCGCGCTGTCTCTGATGATGGTTCTGAGCGCTTGCGGCGGTTCTGGCAATTCTGCCGGTTCCAGTGCCGCTCCCGGCACCGATCCTGCTGCTTCCGGCACTGCAGCCGAAGGTAGCGCCCCCGACCAAAAAATTATCTGGGCCATTCACAACGAGGCCGATACTCTGGACCCCGGTATTACCAACAACACCTTTGCCTCCCCTGTCCTTATGAACACCTTTGAGGGTCTTATGACCTACGACAACAACAACAACCTGGTTCCCGGTGTTGCTGCCGATTATAAGGTCAGCGAGGATGGCACCCAGTATACCTTCACCCTGCGGGATGGCCTGAAATGGTCCGATGGCAGCGCCCTGACCGCTGAGGATTTCATTTATTCCTGGACCCGGGTTATCACCCCCGAAACCGGAGGTAAATTCTCCGGCCTGATCACCGACTATGTCCTGAATGCGCAGGAATTCTTCGATGGAACCGCTAAGATCGAAGAAGTCGGCTTCAAGGCTCAGGATGAAAAAACCATCGTGATCACCACCAAAGCCCCCACCCCTTGGTTCCTGGATATTCTGGTAACCTACACCTGGAGCCCTGTTAAAAAGGCTGCTGTTGAAGCCAGCCCTGATGCATGGGCAAAGAATGCAGAAACCTTTATCTGCAACGGCCCCTTCAAGCCCAGTGCCATCACTGTTGGTGAGGGCTATGTGCTGGTTAAGAACGATGAGTACTACGCAGCCGATTCTGTGAAGCTGCAAGAGATTAACATGCGCCTCATCCCCGATCAGGCCACTGCCCTGACCGCTTTTGAATCCGGCGAAATTGACGGTTTCTATGAAGTTCCCTCCGACGATATCCCTCGCCTGAAATCCGAAAGCGACGAGATGTATTCCGTTTCTCAGTTCGCGCACACCTACTACATCATGAATCTGGAAAGCGGCCCCCTCAAGGATGCCCGTGTCCGCAAGGCGCTGGCTCTGGCTCTGGACCGTACCCAGCTGATCGAAAACGTGTTGCAGACTGCTGATAAGCCCGCCACCGGTCTGGTTTCCCCCGGCTATATGGTGGATGGCAAAGATTATACCGATGGCCGCCCTGACTATGGCATCGCCCCCACCGCTAACGTGGAAGAAGCCAAGAAGCTGCTGGCTGAGGCTGGTTATCCCGATGGCAAGGATTTCCCCAAGCTGCGCCTTTCTTACTACACCAACCCCATTGTCAAAAAGGTAACCGAAGCCATGCAGCAGATGTGGAAGGAAAACCTTGGCATTGAGATGGAGATTTCCACCGAGGAGTGGAAGGTCTACTACGATAACGTGCAGGCTCATAACTATGACATTGCCGCTATGGGCTGGGGCGCCGATTACCTGCATCCCGCCAGCTTCTTTGAGACCATGCTTTCTACCTCTGTGAACAACAACTCCCAGTATGCAAACGAAGCCTACGATGCACTCATCCGTGAGACTATGGGCACTGTGGATGCAGCCAAGGGCCGCGACCTGATGCTGAAGGCCGAGCAGATTCTGATCGGCGACGATATGGCTGTGATTCCCCTTTACTACCGCTCCCGTGTTCTGATGATGAGCGACAGCGTAGATGGCTGGCTGCTCACCCCGCTCAACAACATGTATTTTAAGAATGCGGAAGAGATCGCTGCCTAA